GCAAGATCGCCAAGCGCACGGCGATCAACCGCTCGCGCCGCTCGCGCATGCGTACCTTCGTCCGCAAGGTCGAAGAGGCCATCGCCACGGGCAACCAGCAGGATGCGCTGGCTGCCCTGCGCGCCGCCGAGCCCGAGATGATGCGCGCCGCGCAGCACGGCATCGTTCACAAGAACAATGCCTCGCGGAAGGTCTCGCGCCTCGCCGCCCGAGTGAAGGCGCTCGCCGCCTAACGCACCCACACAGTCCAGACGGTTTTAAGCCCGGCCTTCGCGCCGGGCTTTTTCGTGCGCGCTGTCCAGGCGGCGTTCGCCGGCGCGCGTGGGTCCGAACCGTTAACCCTATCCAAGAATCGATGCGATTGCAGAGTCCGGGATCGGCGTGTAGCTTAACAGAAACTGACACTCCACAAGCAAAACATAGCGATTTCGGGACTCCAGCGAATCAATCTGATTCGCCAAGACTCTAGCGACCGTGTTGAACGCCCCTGGGAACACTTGCCGACAGCGCCCCGCGCCATCCCCGCAAGTCCCAGTGTTAAAGGAA
This window of the Methylobacterium tardum genome carries:
- the rpsT gene encoding 30S ribosomal protein S20, giving the protein MANTASAKKMTRKIAKRTAINRSRRSRMRTFVRKVEEAIATGNQQDALAALRAAEPEMMRAAQHGIVHKNNASRKVSRLAARVKALAA